The following DNA comes from Thermoanaerobaculia bacterium.
CCATCCGACGGGCGCCGCCGACGGGAGACCGGTGGTCGGCACCGCGATGCGGCCTCCGGCATAGGTCCCCGTCGCCACCGGCGGGCCGTAGAAGTTCTGCGCGTTGCGGACCTCGTAGGCGTCGCCGACCGCGAGGACCGCGCTCACGTCCGGATAGACGTACGCTCGATGCGCCCAGTTGAAGGCCGTGATGTTCGCGCGGCCGGGCTCGTACTTGTTCGGGCGCACGAAAACCTGGTTCGGCGTGGCCGGCGGCGGCGTCCCGAGATAGTACGAGTTCGACGGATACGCGCTCGTCGGGAACGCGCCGGCGTGGCCGCGGAAGAGATTGCCGGTGATCGCGTAGCCGTTCAGCCCGGAGAACGTCGTCGGCCAGTCGTTGTCGGCCGCGTCGTAGTTGTTCTGGTAGACGAGGTTCGAGGTGCCCGCCGTGTTGTAGCCGCCGATGTCCTCCTTCCCGATGTTGGAGTTGTACGAGTAGTTGTTCTTGAAGACCGGATTCTGCGCGACGACCCCGCCGCCGATCTCGATGTTGTTCGACTCCGTGGCGTCGATGTACCCGTTCTGGAAGAGCGTGTTCCCTTCGGTGTCCATGTTGTTGATGGGCGCGCTCGTGCCGCCGAAGTACTGGATCCCCTTGTCGAACTGCTGGAAGATGATGTTGTCGATGAAATGCTTCGTCCCGGTGTCGTTCTGCGCGTAGATGCCGTGGCCGTGGCCGCGGTCCGACGCCGCCCACCCGTTGTAGTACACGAGACATCCGTACATTTCCATGTCCGTCGCATCGATCCAGAAGCCATTCCCGAGCGTGTCGTGGATCACGAGGTTGATCAACTTCAGGCCCGGGTGCCCCGGCGTCTGCATCGTCGTGATTGCCGCGCCGGAAACCGACGAGGACGAGCGATTCGTCTGCGAGCTCATGATCTCGAATCCCCAGTAGCGGGTATACGCGCCGCTCACCTGGAGGATCGTCTGCCCGCCGGCATTGACCCCGTCGAGGGTCGCCCGCTCGCCCGGATACTGACGCACCGTGATCGGCGCGGAGGAGGTCCC
Coding sequences within:
- a CDS encoding PKD domain-containing protein, with the translated sequence MFPRQPNPRSSCVRSRVAAGLFAFVFAVLLAGSAQALEFYASPSGSSSGDGSISRPWDLRTALKQPSALKPGDVLWLRGGKYYGPFVSYLTGTSSAPITVRQYPGERATLDGVNAGGQTILQVSGAYTRYWGFEIMSSQTNRSSSSVSGAAITTMQTPGHPGLKLINLVIHDTLGNGFWIDATDMEMYGCLVYYNGWAASDRGHGHGIYAQNDTGTKHFIDNIIFQQFDKGIQYFGGTSAPINNMDTEGNTLFQNGYIDATESNNIEIGGGVVAQNPVFKNNYSYNSNIGKEDIGGYNTAGTSNLVYQNNYDAADNDWPTTFSGLNGYAITGNLFRGHAGAFPTSAYPSNSYYLGTPPPATPNQVFVRPNKYEPGRANITAFNWAHRAYVYPDVSAVLAVGDAYEVRNAQNFYGPPVATGTYAGGRIAVPTTGLPSAAPVGWATPAATGPEFNAYVFLRKSGSPTPTSTGSAPDPHFSIQPNPAPVGTSVQFVDTSLNQPTSWSWAFGDGGSSTWKSPKHIFKTRGTFTVRLTVKNASGSASTTNTISVY